The following proteins come from a genomic window of Nostoc sp. ATCC 53789:
- a CDS encoding DUF1350 family protein has product MDWKEVRGNWVIIPRNPIGIIHFLGGAFVATAPHITYRWLLEQLASKGYVVIATPFVNTLDHTAIAKSVLLNFDRTLERLHDSGALRKLYFPIYGLGHSMGCKLHLLIGSLFKVERAGNILISFNNYAAKEAIPLVEQFNSTLKIEFTPSPLETNKLVQERYTIRRNLLIKFSNDTIDQSAALTKILQERFDDMVTAQTLPGNHTTPLGQDIKWQTGTSFTPFDALGQWFKQEAYRDLNQLRSSILLWMNPLAPP; this is encoded by the coding sequence ATGGACTGGAAAGAAGTCAGAGGTAACTGGGTAATCATTCCCCGAAATCCCATAGGTATCATCCATTTTTTAGGAGGTGCATTTGTCGCCACTGCACCACACATCACTTATCGCTGGTTACTGGAACAACTGGCAAGTAAAGGCTATGTTGTAATTGCTACGCCTTTTGTCAATACATTGGATCATACAGCGATCGCAAAATCCGTACTGTTAAACTTTGACCGCACCCTGGAACGATTACATGATTCTGGAGCATTACGCAAGCTTTACTTCCCCATCTATGGTCTTGGACACAGTATGGGCTGTAAACTTCACTTGCTAATTGGTAGCCTCTTTAAAGTAGAACGTGCAGGCAATATTTTAATATCCTTCAACAACTACGCCGCCAAAGAAGCTATTCCCCTAGTAGAACAGTTCAATTCTACTTTGAAAATCGAGTTTACTCCCTCACCGTTGGAAACTAACAAGCTTGTCCAAGAGCGTTACACTATCCGACGTAATTTATTAATAAAGTTTAGTAATGACACCATTGACCAATCAGCAGCTTTAACCAAAATATTACAAGAACGCTTTGATGACATGGTGACAGCACAAACGTTACCAGGAAATCATACAACGCCTTTAGGTCAAGATATTAAATGGCAAACTGGAACGTCTTTTACCCCCTTTGATGCATTAGGGCAATGGTTCAAGCAAGAAGCATACCGCGACTTGAACCAGTTAAGAAGTTCTATCCTGTTGTGGATGAATCCTCTTGCACCTCCATAA
- a CDS encoding M48 family metallopeptidase, which yields MNFFEHQDRARQNTQQLIGLFSLSIAVMIMAIYIATLFLLRMAPRVWWHPGIFLYVAGITIIAIAVGSLYKIACLRQGGSVIAQELGGRLLLPDMADEQGQQLLNIVEEMAIASGISVPEVYLLERETSINAFAAGFTPNDAVIGVTRGTLQHLNRDELQGVIGHEFSHILNGDMRLNLRLVGLLHGILFIYLTGELLWRIRGSFRLGKEDKGLPIWAFGLSLMAIGGIGLVCGRLIKAAVSRQREFLADASAVQFTRNPNGLNGVFQKLQQMDSRLISPGAEAASHMFFGNALNPSFWDNMFSTHPPLAERIRRVGGLNVSNLPAMPSRNKMRSPSHESLTMGFAGGSNAMPEQVVNQVGSVTPEHFAHAQALLSQLPESLRLGVREQESAMAIAFALALDTENIEIQERQIAWLREVQPAELVDKTLELSSEISQLDAKIRLPLVDLAVPVLRQNSAKECQRLCKCVHGLAIATGSLSLWHFVLQLILWHRLQPSINPAYTTTVEYTSIEQIWPDSLLVLSVIAHVGHSQPNASTEDIAYAFRSGVFRLPKAAEQEKPDTPPSCNFTELKKSIERLRLASPKLKQAIVDACAHTVLLDNKVTQSEADLLRAIAMTLDCPIPPFLNPQRGISKQKQSSPKGS from the coding sequence ATGAATTTCTTTGAACATCAGGATCGGGCACGCCAAAACACGCAACAATTAATTGGATTATTTTCCCTGTCGATCGCGGTTATGATTATGGCGATTTATATTGCCACTTTATTTCTGCTCCGCATGGCTCCACGTGTTTGGTGGCATCCAGGGATATTTCTCTACGTGGCTGGGATTACAATAATTGCGATCGCAGTGGGAAGTCTCTATAAAATTGCCTGTCTCCGGCAAGGAGGAAGCGTCATTGCTCAGGAGTTGGGGGGAAGACTCTTACTCCCAGATATGGCAGATGAACAAGGGCAGCAACTATTAAATATAGTCGAGGAAATGGCGATCGCTTCTGGTATTTCTGTCCCAGAAGTTTATCTCCTGGAAAGAGAAACCAGCATTAATGCCTTTGCTGCCGGATTTACGCCCAATGATGCTGTAATTGGTGTTACCCGTGGGACTTTACAACATCTAAACCGAGATGAGTTACAAGGAGTCATCGGCCACGAATTCAGCCACATTCTTAATGGAGATATGCGGCTAAATTTGCGTTTAGTGGGACTCTTGCACGGGATTTTGTTCATTTATTTAACCGGAGAATTGTTGTGGCGCATTCGTGGTAGCTTCCGTTTAGGAAAAGAAGATAAGGGTTTACCTATCTGGGCTTTTGGTTTGTCACTAATGGCAATTGGCGGTATCGGATTAGTCTGCGGACGCTTAATTAAAGCCGCCGTCTCTCGCCAACGCGAATTTCTTGCCGATGCTTCGGCTGTACAGTTCACTCGCAACCCCAACGGACTTAACGGAGTCTTCCAAAAACTCCAACAGATGGATTCACGCTTGATTTCGCCTGGTGCAGAAGCCGCTAGCCACATGTTTTTTGGCAATGCCCTCAACCCCTCTTTCTGGGACAATATGTTTTCTACCCATCCACCTCTAGCAGAACGTATCCGTCGCGTTGGGGGTTTGAACGTCAGCAATTTGCCAGCAATGCCATCTCGCAATAAAATGCGTTCCCCCTCCCATGAATCTCTAACAATGGGCTTTGCTGGTGGTTCCAATGCCATGCCAGAACAGGTTGTAAACCAAGTTGGAAGCGTTACACCAGAGCATTTTGCTCATGCTCAAGCGCTGTTATCGCAGTTACCAGAATCCCTGCGCTTGGGTGTACGGGAGCAGGAAAGTGCAATGGCGATCGCTTTTGCCTTAGCATTAGATACAGAAAATATCGAAATCCAAGAACGTCAAATAGCTTGGTTACGCGAGGTACAGCCTGCTGAGTTGGTAGACAAAACTCTGGAATTGAGTAGCGAAATTAGCCAGTTAGATGCCAAAATTCGCTTACCACTTGTAGATTTGGCAGTACCCGTATTGCGCCAGAATTCTGCCAAAGAATGCCAAAGACTATGCAAATGTGTCCACGGTTTAGCTATAGCCACCGGAAGTTTATCACTGTGGCATTTTGTGTTGCAGTTAATACTGTGGCATCGCCTCCAACCTAGTATAAATCCTGCATATACAACAACAGTAGAATACACCTCCATAGAACAGATTTGGCCAGATAGTCTGTTAGTACTGTCCGTAATTGCCCACGTTGGACACTCTCAACCCAATGCGTCCACTGAAGACATCGCCTATGCTTTTCGTTCTGGAGTTTTTCGGCTTCCCAAAGCCGCAGAACAAGAAAAACCAGACACGCCACCAAGCTGTAATTTCACTGAACTTAAGAAAAGTATTGAACGCCTCCGCCTTGCCAGTCCCAAACTCAAGCAAGCTATTGTAGATGCCTGCGCTCACACGGTACTATTAGATAACAAAGTTACACAGTCAGAAGCAGATTTGCTCAGAGCGATCGCTATGACGCTAGACTGTCCCATCCCTCCATTTTTAAACCCTCAGCGTGGCATTTCAAAACAGAAACAATCTTCTCCGAAGGGAAGTTAA
- a CDS encoding LemA family protein: protein MGLLIFSVALVAIVALIIINAYNDLVKYRNRYKNAYSQIDVQLQRRYDLIPNLVETAKGYMKHERETLEAVIAARNSAINASSRAAQNPGDPQAMQQLGNAEGALTGALSRLMVLSESYPELKADRAMTQVMEELSSTENRIAFARQAFNDAVTLYNTKSESFPSNLVANTFNFTVAELLAEATPEMRNAPRVSF from the coding sequence ATGGGGCTTTTAATATTTTCTGTTGCTTTAGTTGCCATTGTTGCTCTAATTATCATTAATGCCTACAACGATTTAGTCAAGTATCGCAACCGTTACAAAAATGCTTACTCTCAAATCGATGTTCAATTACAGCGTCGCTATGACTTAATTCCCAACTTGGTGGAAACTGCCAAAGGATACATGAAACATGAGCGGGAAACCTTAGAAGCAGTTATTGCAGCTCGTAATTCTGCAATTAATGCTAGCAGTCGTGCCGCACAAAATCCCGGCGATCCGCAAGCGATGCAACAGTTGGGCAATGCTGAAGGAGCGCTGACGGGTGCGTTAAGTCGGTTGATGGTACTTTCAGAATCTTATCCAGAATTGAAAGCCGATCGCGCCATGACTCAGGTGATGGAAGAATTATCTTCCACTGAAAACCGGATTGCTTTTGCCCGTCAAGCTTTTAATGACGCGGTGACACTTTACAACACCAAAAGCGAATCTTTCCCCAGCAATCTTGTGGCAAATACTTTTAACTTTACTGTTGCAGAATTGCTCGCCGAAGCGACTCCAGAAATGAGAAATGCTCCTCGCGTGTCTTTTTAG
- a CDS encoding CAAD domain-containing protein — METEQQQRESINTSISQGTLALEGVDANLPKLPPASEPESQWQQISRQVSQFLEKLPDYLGSFFQDYKQPLITVALILAAIVTAKLVLALLDAINDIPLLSPLFELVGIGYASWFIFRYLLKASTRQELADEIQSLKNQFVGE, encoded by the coding sequence ATGGAAACCGAACAACAGCAACGTGAATCCATCAACACTTCAATATCACAAGGTACGCTAGCACTTGAAGGTGTAGATGCAAATTTGCCAAAGTTACCGCCAGCATCGGAACCGGAATCTCAATGGCAGCAAATTAGTAGACAAGTTTCTCAATTTTTGGAGAAACTACCCGACTACTTAGGTAGCTTTTTTCAGGACTATAAACAGCCTCTAATAACTGTTGCGTTAATTCTAGCTGCCATTGTTACAGCAAAGTTAGTGCTAGCACTACTGGATGCGATCAATGATATTCCATTACTATCACCACTCTTTGAATTAGTTGGAATTGGTTATGCCAGTTGGTTTATTTTCCGTTATTTACTAAAGGCTTCAACTCGGCAAGAATTAGCTGATGAAATTCAATCCCTCAAAAATCAATTTGTGGGCGAATAA
- a CDS encoding BON domain-containing protein — MKKLTPFLISTLLVFGVAACDNASKTSESAPGNPNEAPQSPTVQTTEASQKDAQSETRRRQLDSDIRAREQRNNTTGGDADRAKGDLASEVRSKLEANIPKGQLTVDATKDGVVTVGGTVNNQQELAKIETLAKEIKGVKSVVVKTTVAPPTR; from the coding sequence ATGAAAAAGCTAACCCCCTTCTTAATTAGCACCCTTTTAGTTTTTGGTGTTGCTGCTTGTGATAACGCTTCTAAAACAAGTGAATCTGCACCAGGTAATCCTAATGAAGCTCCACAATCACCGACTGTACAGACAACAGAAGCTTCTCAGAAAGACGCACAAAGTGAAACTCGCAGAAGACAACTTGATTCTGATATCCGTGCCCGCGAACAGCGCAATAATACCACTGGTGGCGATGCAGATAGAGCTAAAGGTGACTTAGCAAGTGAAGTTCGCTCCAAATTAGAGGCAAACATACCCAAGGGTCAACTAACAGTTGATGCCACAAAGGATGGAGTTGTGACTGTTGGTGGAACTGTTAATAATCAGCAAGAGTTGGCTAAAATTGAAACTTTAGCTAAAGAAATCAAAGGCGTGAAAAGTGTAGTTGTTAAAACAACTGTTGCCCCACCAACAAGGTAA
- a CDS encoding general stress protein, which yields MVVGVHKRAVGVFSNRRDVEHALHELKKVGFDMNRVSVITQDGDREDIAGAEVRDRVGDKSDEGAKVGAATGGALGGLTGLLVGLGTLAIPGIGPIMLAGAAATTLATTLAGAGIGAVAGSLLGALIGLGIPEERARVYDERVRRGHYLVILDGTDTEIARAEAILHQRGVEEFGIYDNPDARNADYVAPTHNVNVAHSGVARRAIGVFPHRRDAEAALTELRDAGFPLSRVSIIAKDTDGRGIAGVDVDRNVGTGNKADDGAKTGAATGGVLGGLTGLLVGLGTLAIPGVGPVIAGGAVATALATTLAGGAIGAAAGGIVGALVGLGIPEDRARVYSDRFQRGDYLVIIDGTQAEIHQAEAILNRRGIEEFAIYDATDLGEHRPGSDRVIHHDTAVANPIHPNHSTEPHINDPAVVIVDRRDETL from the coding sequence ATGGTTGTAGGTGTACATAAACGTGCTGTAGGTGTATTTTCTAATCGTCGAGATGTTGAACATGCGCTACATGAATTGAAAAAAGTCGGCTTTGATATGAACAGAGTCTCTGTCATTACCCAAGATGGAGACAGAGAAGATATTGCTGGTGCTGAAGTGCGCGATCGCGTCGGTGATAAATCTGATGAAGGTGCTAAAGTGGGAGCCGCTACAGGCGGTGCTTTGGGCGGATTAACTGGTTTATTAGTCGGTCTTGGTACTTTGGCAATTCCTGGAATTGGGCCAATTATGCTGGCTGGAGCCGCAGCAACTACTCTAGCTACAACTCTTGCTGGTGCAGGGATTGGTGCGGTAGCTGGTAGTTTGCTTGGTGCATTGATTGGCTTAGGAATTCCCGAAGAACGAGCTAGAGTTTATGACGAACGTGTAAGACGAGGACACTATTTAGTAATCCTTGATGGCACAGATACAGAAATCGCTAGAGCAGAAGCAATTCTCCATCAGCGTGGTGTCGAAGAGTTTGGTATTTACGACAACCCAGATGCGAGAAATGCTGATTATGTCGCTCCAACCCATAACGTAAATGTGGCTCATAGTGGTGTTGCTAGACGCGCGATCGGAGTCTTTCCTCATCGCCGAGATGCAGAAGCAGCACTCACCGAATTACGAGATGCAGGTTTTCCTTTAAGTAGAGTCTCCATCATCGCCAAAGATACAGACGGTCGTGGGATCGCTGGTGTCGATGTAGATAGAAATGTCGGAACAGGTAATAAAGCAGACGATGGTGCTAAAACTGGAGCAGCTACAGGCGGTGTTCTAGGCGGCTTGACTGGCTTATTAGTTGGTCTTGGAACTCTAGCAATTCCTGGAGTTGGGCCTGTGATTGCTGGTGGCGCAGTCGCAACAGCTTTGGCCACAACCTTAGCTGGTGGTGCGATCGGTGCAGCTGCTGGCGGTATTGTCGGCGCACTGGTTGGCTTGGGAATTCCTGAAGACAGAGCGCGGGTATATAGCGATCGCTTCCAAAGAGGCGACTACTTGGTAATTATCGATGGTACCCAAGCTGAAATCCACCAAGCTGAAGCGATTCTCAATCGTCGGGGTATTGAAGAATTTGCTATTTATGATGCCACTGATTTAGGCGAACATCGGCCAGGTTCCGACCGAGTAATCCATCATGACACAGCAGTAGCCAATCCCATTCACCCCAATCACTCAACAGAGCCTCATATTAACGATCCTGCTGTAGTGATTGTTGACCGTCGTGATGAAACACTTTAA
- a CDS encoding MFS transporter, which yields MFQSVPTILGLAPITLAQEVLTPEEASVLFSGPKFLVALLAGVSMAFAFQLLFTNFSVAVGISSWEIDSDSDDESESLGKTIRKVQGKVGAWVLITASIALFIACFLAVKLSLIESAFLGAIIGVVIWSTYFSLVIWLGSSAVGSLIGSISNTVTSGFQALMGTATAGIGANAAKQQLVSTAEDITAAVRRELTSGFDSEGIKNTLQSSLSSLQLPKLDVKEIRNQFDQLLKDTDLQSVANSDLLQNINRQTFFDLISTRTDLSKEEINGIADQFQGAWQQALNRKNPTEQVINLLKSATPEELNSEQLGERLQQLVTVGGGNGNGVIKQAIRYGLSAAAPAVLERVNLSNIDVNKITTQLQKLKEKFQDVDVEQVTEQFQKFREQASEQVSAKLPISLGNTIKADVEDYILHSFPWHFNRITLVDEFKEVIYDVNADPTTVRRELEEINQEYFTNLLNQRDDLSEARVKEIAEQMESDRLEVLETVKQAEAREKGQNFRTRIEDYLRSTGKEELNPEGIERDFAKLVEDPEAGFEDLSSRFGQFDRDTFVQLLQQRQDVSEEEANNIVSQLERNRDNILNRARELQEQAKAKADELRQRVENYLRNTNKDELNPEAIKREFRVLLDDPQAGISLLRSRLSQFDRDTLVQLLSQRQDLSEEQVNQILNQLEAVRDSILQVPQQAKEQYEKTTKAIAEYLRNTNLEELDPEGIRADLEKLLDDPKAGALALRDRLSHVDRETLVQLVSQRGDLSQEQVNQIIDRVQDAIGDIVRAPRRLAKRTAQQALDFEANLEEYLRNTNKDELNPEGIKRDLQLLLSSPRAGIGSLSDRASKFDRSTIVALLSQREDISEEEANRIVDQIDSVRSSIVEQFQQIQQKVQSVLDGVFAKVRNYLNSLDRSELNYEGIKQDFAKVFDDPQAGFEALRDRLSEFDRDTLVAVISSREDISEADANRIIDQIEAARDGVLQRAERIQKETQKRLKAIQQQAKKQAEESKKTVANAAWWIFGTAITSLCASAIAGAIAVTGIALPG from the coding sequence ATGTTTCAAAGTGTTCCAACTATTTTAGGATTAGCGCCAATAACCTTAGCTCAGGAAGTACTAACTCCAGAAGAAGCATCAGTACTTTTTTCTGGGCCTAAATTCTTGGTAGCATTGCTGGCTGGGGTTTCGATGGCATTTGCTTTTCAATTGTTATTCACAAACTTTTCAGTTGCTGTCGGAATTTCATCTTGGGAAATTGACTCAGATTCCGATGATGAGTCAGAAAGTTTGGGTAAGACAATTCGTAAGGTTCAAGGCAAAGTTGGCGCTTGGGTGTTAATAACTGCGAGCATTGCATTATTTATTGCTTGCTTTCTAGCTGTAAAACTTAGCTTAATCGAAAGCGCATTCTTAGGAGCAATTATTGGTGTAGTCATTTGGTCTACCTATTTCTCACTAGTAATTTGGTTGGGTTCATCAGCCGTAGGTTCTTTAATTGGTTCTATCTCTAATACTGTCACTTCTGGTTTTCAAGCTTTAATGGGTACAGCAACTGCTGGTATCGGTGCTAATGCTGCAAAACAACAGTTAGTTTCGACTGCGGAAGATATTACAGCCGCAGTTCGGCGGGAATTAACTTCAGGTTTTGATTCTGAAGGGATTAAAAATACTCTCCAAAGTTCTTTAAGTTCTCTGCAATTGCCAAAGCTGGATGTTAAAGAAATTCGCAACCAATTTGACCAGCTTCTTAAAGATACAGATTTGCAATCTGTTGCTAATAGCGATTTATTGCAAAACATTAACCGTCAAACATTTTTTGATTTAATCAGCACTCGCACAGATTTATCTAAAGAAGAGATAAATGGCATTGCTGACCAGTTTCAAGGTGCTTGGCAACAAGCTTTGAATCGCAAAAATCCCACAGAACAAGTAATTAATTTACTTAAGTCTGCTACTCCTGAAGAATTGAATTCCGAACAATTGGGTGAACGGCTTCAACAACTGGTTACAGTTGGAGGTGGTAATGGCAATGGTGTAATTAAACAAGCTATTAGATATGGTTTGAGCGCTGCCGCACCAGCAGTTCTCGAACGGGTCAATCTTTCTAATATCGATGTGAATAAAATTACAACTCAGTTGCAAAAGCTGAAAGAAAAATTTCAAGATGTCGATGTCGAACAAGTAACAGAACAATTTCAAAAGTTTAGAGAGCAAGCCAGTGAGCAAGTATCTGCAAAATTGCCAATATCACTTGGAAACACGATTAAAGCGGATGTCGAAGACTACATCTTGCATTCATTCCCTTGGCATTTTAATCGAATTACGCTAGTAGATGAATTTAAAGAAGTCATCTATGACGTAAACGCAGATCCGACAACTGTAAGACGAGAGTTGGAAGAAATCAATCAAGAATATTTCACTAACTTGCTGAACCAGCGAGACGATCTCAGTGAAGCCAGGGTGAAAGAAATTGCCGAACAAATGGAAAGCGATCGCTTGGAAGTTTTAGAGACTGTAAAACAGGCCGAAGCGCGAGAAAAAGGGCAAAATTTCCGCACGCGCATCGAAGATTATCTCCGTTCCACTGGGAAAGAAGAACTCAATCCTGAAGGTATTGAACGGGACTTTGCCAAGTTAGTAGAAGATCCAGAAGCTGGTTTTGAAGATTTAAGTAGCCGCTTCGGACAATTTGACCGCGATACTTTTGTCCAATTGCTCCAACAACGTCAAGATGTCAGCGAAGAGGAAGCTAATAATATAGTTAGTCAACTCGAACGCAACCGCGATAATATTTTGAATCGTGCTAGAGAATTGCAAGAACAAGCAAAAGCGAAAGCCGATGAACTGCGTCAAAGAGTTGAAAACTATCTGCGGAATACTAACAAAGACGAACTCAATCCCGAAGCTATCAAACGTGAGTTTAGAGTTTTACTAGACGATCCGCAAGCCGGAATTAGCCTATTACGATCGCGCCTATCGCAATTTGACCGCGACACATTGGTACAATTGCTCAGTCAGCGTCAAGATTTGAGCGAAGAACAGGTAAACCAAATTCTCAATCAGCTAGAAGCAGTCCGAGATAGTATTTTGCAAGTACCGCAGCAAGCAAAAGAACAGTACGAAAAAACTACAAAAGCGATCGCCGAATATCTCCGCAATACCAACTTGGAAGAACTTGATCCCGAAGGTATCAGAGCCGATTTGGAAAAATTACTCGACGATCCCAAAGCTGGAGCCTTAGCACTGCGCGATCGCTTATCTCATGTAGATCGAGAAACCTTGGTGCAACTCGTAAGTCAGCGCGGCGACTTGAGCCAAGAGCAAGTTAATCAGATCATCGATCGCGTACAAGATGCCATTGGTGACATTGTAAGAGCGCCGCGACGTTTAGCCAAGCGTACTGCTCAACAAGCCTTAGATTTTGAAGCCAATCTTGAAGAATATCTGCGTAATACCAACAAAGACGAACTCAACCCTGAAGGAATCAAACGCGATTTACAATTGCTGTTGTCTTCTCCCCGCGCTGGAATTGGGAGTTTGAGCGATCGCGCCTCAAAATTTGACCGTTCCACAATTGTGGCGCTGTTATCCCAACGTGAGGATATCTCAGAAGAAGAAGCTAACCGGATTGTGGATCAAATTGATTCTGTCCGGAGTTCCATTGTCGAACAATTTCAGCAGATTCAGCAGAAAGTGCAATCAGTGCTGGATGGGGTTTTTGCCAAAGTTCGCAACTATCTTAACTCCCTGGATCGTTCTGAACTCAACTATGAAGGCATTAAGCAAGACTTTGCCAAAGTATTCGACGATCCGCAAGCTGGATTTGAAGCATTGCGCGATCGCCTCAGTGAATTTGATCGTGACACCTTAGTTGCTGTGATCAGTTCTCGTGAGGATATCTCTGAGGCAGATGCTAACCGGATTATCGACCAAATAGAAGCAGCGCGGGATGGCGTATTGCAACGAGCCGAACGCATCCAGAAAGAAACTCAAAAACGTTTGAAAGCGATCCAACAGCAAGCTAAAAAGCAAGCCGAAGAAAGCAAAAAAACCGTTGCCAATGCTGCATGGTGGATATTTGGGACAGCGATCACTTCCCTTTGTGCCAGTGCGATCGCAGGTGCGATCGCTGTAACTGGGATAGCTCTTCCTGGGTAA